tgCTAGGCGTTTAGGTCCAAAAAGCTGAGGCGTTGCTCTATGTACAACCAATTTAAACTTTATTTACAGCCAGAAGTTGTGTCTCATGTCTGTGTCTCATGTCTGTTTTACATGTTAATCTTTTTATCAAGCGAACCTTTCATTATTTCTTCATCCCTTTGTTGTTTTACATATAGTCTCTTACAAACCCTAATGTTGACACACAAGTACCTCAAGCGCTTTCCTAATCCCTGCGTGCGCCCTGTTTAAATCTAGCTATCATCTATGCTGCTAATTTGCAGGGCCGGACCGATAGTACAAGTAACCCAGGCTTGGGCCTACGGCCTCCAAAAAATAGGGCCCCACTTAAATGAAAATTAATATGCTaaccagtggcggagcttgaccaaaagttcccgcgcgcgcgcgcgcggggggggggggtcatggGACCAATTTTTTTTCCTATCGCTATGTTTCGGGTTATATGTTTAGGTCGGATACtcgattcgggtcgggtcaaacaatAATAATTTCTAATAAAACTACATAATCTTCATTCGAAATGAGGCGTTCTTACACATAAAAAACGCTAAAtaatgtttaacaaaaataaagaccAAATATTTATAATGATGCAAGATAAATGTTAAATACCTGGATGAAGAATTACAACTCAGCCCAACGATCTTTAAGATAAATGGTAAGTACCTTTAAGATAATAAAGAACGCCCAACTTTGATTTATATATAAAGTAGTAACAAACTTTACTTAAAGTTTACATACAATTATAAAACTTACTAATAGCTCGTCCTTCACATTTTATTTTAACTCAATACGAAAGtatgtaaaaatatttttgaTAATAAACTTAATAGGGGCAGGGGatttttaggcaaaataattaGCTGGGGCGAACCTATGTAATTTTAAAATTTTGCTACGCTATTGATGCTAACTATCAATATTAGTGCAGACTTATTATACAAGCAAACCACTCTCTATTATATTTGTGTTAGATTTTGCTTGGTTCCAAACACGGATAAAGGTGCATCATTTATAACAATCAGTAAAGGTAAAAGGGCCCCAAAGTTTCATTTCGCCTTGGGCTCCAAAAAGGTTGGAACGAACGCTAATTTGTAGCGACAGTAGCAGTTTCATGTCTTAGTATTCATGGCATGTGCTGCATCCAAAAGAGTTTAATTATAGGATAGATGACAGTACCTGTATATGCTGATTTGTGTTGTTTCCATGGGACAACTTACTTGAAATTATGATGTTTAATCTAATTTAGTCACTTCTTATATTTTTGTTATCCTGATCTTGATCTTACGATTTTACAATTCTGTTCAACGTAAACGTATTAACTTGCATAGGATGTCTGAAATAATGGGATCATACATAGGATTCTGATCTTTACTGTAGGATCGTTAGATCTTGATTCATTCCGGTCAAATCTTACTTGAAAAGATTTGGTGAGCTAAAAAAAACTACAAATGAAATAACCGTGCTAAAAGCAACATATGGACTAATCGGCTAAAGTGTCCACTCCCGTAAGAGTAGTTTTATAGTTTTCGTTAAATTGTTCGCCTAAATCCTTAATTTAACATCCCATTAACATTTTTTCTTTCAATTGCTTAGCATCGTGTCATATTGTCGGTTAATAGTCCAGTTGACCAATTCACTACACTAGGTTTCCAACTCGTTGACCCATCTAAAACGATTTTCAGCAGAGTCATATGCCACTATTTTCGTAATGATTAAACTTTGAACTTTGATTGTCTTTTAACAGGTTTGCAAGATGATTGGATCCTTTCTTACCAGAGGGCTCATGTACGTTGTTGACATAAAACTTGTTTCTTCtacatatataataataatcCTTAATCAAGTTACTTAATTAAGTGCAGAATGGTGTTTGGCTATGCGTATCCAGCATACGAGTGCTTCAAATCAGTGGAGAAAAATAAGCCTGATATTGAGCAACTTCGTTTTTGGTGTCAATACTGGTACACTATACATTTTACTTGTGTAAAAGAAATCGATTCACAGCCTTTGATCTTAAACTTTAAATGAGGTTTTCAGGATCTTAGTTGCTGTCTTGACTGTCAGTGAACGCATTGGCGATACATTTGTTTCATGGTAAGATCATAACAACCTAGGATGTTAAACGATAATTTAGAGGTGGCAATTTTTGGCCTGTTTACTTATGAGTGGGTCCATAatttaggggtgtgaatttctgacatgACACGGACCAAACACGAAATTCGTGGGTTTGGGTTTTGCCGTTTTGGTCTAAAACGGTTACGGGTATCACCCGCGACCACATTTAGCCAAATGGGTTGTGTTTAGGTTGACCTGGTGGGTTTGCTGATCTCTTTAATccaattatattttataattttttttaaaaagtttgtGTTTTTTTGACATTATTTGAACTCAATACCATTTATTGTATGGTTGTAAGTTTGTATATTTAGTGTATTAATATGCAgaaaatgtaaaataaaaaacttttgggttaaataGGTCGTTTTATGACATCCCATGAATAAGTGGCATGTTCGAGTTAATTTGCCTAACACGGATTTAGGGCTCGTGTCCGGGTTCAACCCGCTAACACAACCTCCATATGGGTTATGTTTTATCTCTAACGGGTCCGTTGgacaaaaaataattaaaaagaaACAAGTTAAAGAGCCGAGTCActcaaagttttgtttttttttttttttatcttaaatGTTCTAAATGAATTTATTTTAAAAGAAGAAAGAAAACATTGAAAGAGCGTATTTTTTGTAGTCATATATGGCACCCTAATTATCTatcaaaacgtaaaaagtttgtACAAAAAGTGTTTCCGTCCAACCCAACCTGGTTGACCCGTTTTGATCAACCCATTATGCCATATACCTTTAGGGTTTCCCTTATTGGTGGTTCTACTTTTGTAGGGTTCCAATGTACAGTGAAGCGAAGTTAGCGTTTTACATATACTTGTGGTACCCCAAAACAAtggtaatattttattatacaaGTTTTCTGGGGTAAATATACGGATTCATTTTAAATGCATTCAAGTTatgtttattttaatttttttttccggGTTATTTCAGGGAACAACTTATGTATACGATTCGTTCTTCAAACCATACATTTCAAAGCATGAGCCTGAGATCGATCGTAACTTGATGGAATTGAAGACACGTGCCGGGGATGCGTTTGTTTTGTACTGGCAAAGAGCAGCAAGTTATGGTCAAACGAGAATATTCGATATTCTTCAATACGTTGCTTCACAATCGACCCCCAGACCCCGACCACCTAAGGTACTTAAATTACCAAATAGCCACAATACGTAATTAATGAAAACGAGCTAGCTTATGATGATAATTAAATGACTTGAAATTGCAGCCACCTCAAACCGGTAGACCTCGACCCGCAGTCACTCAAGAGGAGACCAACGAACCACCATCTCCTGTTTCCTCATCGTTATCTGATTCGGCTTCTCACCAACAAGACGCTGTGGATGCAGAGCCAACGCCATCTTCTCCGGCTGCTGTCTTGAGAGCACAAAAGTCAATCTCGTCACCAAGTGTAACAGTGGCGGCAAAGCCTCAAACGTCAAATGAAGTAGAGATGGTGGAAGCCGAGCAAGCGGGTTCATCAAACCCTCCTGTGAAGGAGGTTGTGATGGAAGAACCTGTTAAGGTGTACACACGCGCACGGTCTAGGAAAACGAGTGTTGCAACGGGTAGGTAATATGGTTGTGGACAGTTTAGTATGCAAAATGTGAGTATTTAGGACGTTTATGTATTTGTATTTTCTTGCTTTAAACATGTCTTTATTTCATTCTATCTTGTTTGTTTGTGGCATGAATATGAtgtcattttttttttataaatggcATTTATATCGTCTAAAAATTATGGACTACATGAAAGAGAATGTTGTAATTAATATCATATTATGGGTATGTTTGGTATGGAGCTTCTAGAATTCTAGCTTAaagcttttaaaaaaaaaaaaaaaacctcataCTCAATAAAAAAACTTTCATTTGGTTGAAGGAGCCTgtagcttttggttgaacgctcctatGAGTAGCATTTAGAAGGAGCTACTAGCAATGGTGGATGCACAGCCAACCTAGGGTGGTGGGCCTGTGCCCACTGTCCAGCTGGCCCAAATACCCTTTATTTTTCTAATAAACACCTCCTTATTGCCTAAGTTTCCAGCAGCCCAATTGAATGCCCATTTTTAATAAACATATTTTtagtaaactttcgttttgcttcctgtggtttggtcactttaacgattttactccaaacctttaaaaataactattttcctccaatagtttgctatggtttttccattttgctccctgcagggagcaaaatggaaaaacagacaatttggatggagttagaggcggggagcaaaatggaaaaacagacaaaatttggatggagttagaggtgtggagcaaaatggaaaaaccatagcaaactattggaggaaaatggctatttctaaaggtttggggcaaaaccgttaaggtgaccaaaccacatggagcaaaacgaaagtccactttttttttttttttttgtgtttctgGCCCATTTCCAGCAGCCTTAATTAAATATTAACAATTCCCATTTCCAGCAGCCCAATTCCCATTTGCGGAGAGGTGAAGGCTTTTAGTTTCCTTTGGATCTCAAGTCCTTGTTTCTTTGGATTGGAACAAATGGAAAACGTTTGATGTGTAATGTTTTGTTTTTGCCTTTTGGCTAGTTGCTTGCTAGCGAGGCGTTTCTAATAAAAGTTACCGTTCAAAAAATTGATAATATCATTTTGTAAACTAATACCAATTTATTAGCATAACCATCTTAAATCCATCTGTGATATCCACAATTTTAAACTAACATGCCTCAACCGTTATAATGGTAATAACACCTTTtattagaaaacaaaaataacTTGCAATGTCAATGAAATTTGCCAAAATAAATCATAATACGAGTCTTCTGAGCTATCATGGCAGAAATGGTGGTCCAAAACAATTAAGAAATTAGTATCTCTCTATCAATTGAAGCTTTGATAAAGAAATTTTTGTGGGGTGGTTCGGCTGAGGAGAGAAAATTGCACTGGGTAGCGTGGGATAAGGTTACTCGTCCTAAAAAATGTGGAGGTTTGGGGTTGTCTAAACTTCAAATTGTCAACACGTCGCTTTTAGCTAAGTGGGGATGGAGGTTCAAAACGGAGAGGAGTTGTATGTGGAAGGAAGTGATAGCGGCCTTGCACTCGAGTAGGGTAGGGTGGGAATGCATTCCTTTCAAAAAATCGCTTAATGGGGTTTGGAATAACATTGCTAAAAACTTTATCAATACTAAGGTAGGTGGGAAGCCGTTGAGGAATTTTCTTGTTGGTTCGGTCGGTGATGGTAAAGATATAGCTTTTTGGCTTGATACGTGGCTGCTCAATGAGCCCCTTAAATGTGTGTTCCCAGAGCTCTTTAGATTGGAAGCGGACAAGAAGTGCAGAGTGGCAGACAGGATTTACTCTCATGGTAGTGTGGACGACATTAGGTGGTGCTGGACTTCGGACCCGGCTATGGTTGGATTACAGCCGATTGTTGGTCAACTAGTTACTGCGATTAGCGGCACCCGGATCAGGTCGGAGAATGACAAGTGGAGGTGGAGCTCGGAAGGGGATGGTTTATTCACTGTCAAGGCGTTAAAAAAGATGTTGAAGGACGACTTACATCAGGATACCGGGTTTGTATTACAATGGTGTAATTGGATTCCTTCGAAAGTTAACATTCACGCGTGGAGGTTGGGTTTGGATAGGGTGCCCACGGCTTTGGCTCTCTTGAAAAGGAACATAGATATTGGCGATCCGGTGTGCCCTTTATGCAATTCGGAGGAGGAGTCAGCGGACCATGTCTTTTTGGCGTGTTTTGTGGCTTCGATGGTATGGCAAGGTATTAGTGTTTGGTGCAAAATTCCTAATATCTTTGCTTTCTCTCTTAAAGACCTCCTTTCCTTTCATATTGACCTTAAAGTTTCGGACAAGAAGAGAAAAGTGGTTCACGGTGTTATCATGGTAGCATGCTGGAGTCTTTGGCGTGCGAGGAATGGGTTCAAGTTCTCGAATGCCACGGTTAAAATTGAAGGAATTATTAGTGAGATTAAGGCGTTAAGTTTTCTTTGGTTTTCCACTAGATCTAAGTATAAAGGGATTGACT
Above is a window of Helianthus annuus cultivar XRQ/B chromosome 14, HanXRQr2.0-SUNRISE, whole genome shotgun sequence DNA encoding:
- the LOC110908171 gene encoding putative HVA22-like protein g encodes the protein MIGSFLTRGLIMVFGYAYPAYECFKSVEKNKPDIEQLRFWCQYWILVAVLTVSERIGDTFVSWVPMYSEAKLAFYIYLWYPKTMGTTYVYDSFFKPYISKHEPEIDRNLMELKTRAGDAFVLYWQRAASYGQTRIFDILQYVASQSTPRPRPPKPPQTGRPRPAVTQEETNEPPSPVSSSLSDSASHQQDAVDAEPTPSSPAAVLRAQKSISSPSVTVAAKPQTSNEVEMVEAEQAGSSNPPVKEVVMEEPVKVYTRARSRKTSVATGR